A portion of the Symphalangus syndactylus isolate Jambi chromosome 13, NHGRI_mSymSyn1-v2.1_pri, whole genome shotgun sequence genome contains these proteins:
- the FKRP gene encoding ribitol 5-phosphate transferase FKRP: MRLTRCQAALAAAITLNLLVLFYVSWLQHQPRNSRARGPRRASAAGLRVTVLVREFEAFDNAVPELVDSFLQQDPAQPVVVAADTLPYPPLALPRIPNVRLALLQPALDRPAAASRPETYVATEFVALVPDGARAEAPGQLERMVEALRAGSARLVAAPVATANPARCLALNISLREWTARYGAAPAAPRCDALDGDAVVLLRARDLFNLSAPLARPVGTSLFLQTALRGWVVQLLDLTFAAARQPPLATAHARWKAEREGRARRAALLRALGIRLVSWEGGRLEWFGCNKETTRCFGTVVGDTPAYLYEERWTPPCCLRALRETARYVVGVLEAAGVRYWLEGGSLLGAARHGDIIPWDYDVDLGIYLEDVGNCEQLRGAEAGSVVDERGFVWEKAVEGDFFRVQYSESNHLHVDLWPFYPRNGVMTKDTWLDHRQDVEFPEHFLQPLVPLPFAGFVAQAPNNYRRFLELKFGPGVIENPQYPNPALLSLTGSG; encoded by the coding sequence ATGCGGCTCACCCGCTGCCAGGCTGCCCTGGCGGCCGCCATCACCCTCAACCTTCTGGTCCTCTTCTATGTCTCGTGGCTGCAGCACCAGCCTAGGAATTCCCGGGCCCGGGGACCCCGCCGTGCCTCCGCTGCCGGCCTCCGTGTCACCGTCCTGGTGAGGGAGTTCGAGGCATTTGACAACGCGGTGCCCGAGCTGGTAGACTCCTTCCTGCAGCAAGACCCGGCCCAGCCCGTGGTGGTGGCAGCCGACACGCTCCCCTACCCGCCCCTGGCCCTGCCCCGCATCCCCAACGTTCGTCTGGCGCTGCTCCAGCCCGCCCTGGACCGGCCAGCCGCAGCCTCGCGCCCGGAGACCTACGTGGCCACCGAGTTCGTGGCCCTGGTACCTGATGGGGCGCGGGCTGAGGCACCTGGCCAGCTAGAGCGCATGGTGGAGGCGCTCCGCGCGGGAAGCGCACGTCTGGTGGCCGCCCCGGTTGCCACGGCCAACCCTGCCAGGTGCCTGGCCCTGAACATCAGCCTGCGAGAGTGGACCGCCCGCTATGGCGCAGCCCCCGCCGCGCCCCGCTGCGACGCCCTGGACGGAGATGCTGTGGTGCTCCTGCGGGCCCGCGACCTCTTCAACCTCTCGGCGCCCCTGGCCCGGCCGGTGGGCACCAGCCTCTTTCTGCAGACCGCCCTTCGCGGCTGGGTGGTGCAGCTGCTGGACTTGACATTCGCCGCGGCGCGCCAGCCCCCACTGGCCACGGCCCACGCGCGCTGGAAGGCGGAGCGCGAGGGACGCGCTCGGCGGGCGGCGCTGCTCCGCGCGCTGGGCATCCGCCTAGTGAGCTGGGAGGGCGGGCGGCTGGAGTGGTTCGGCTGCAACAAGGAGACCACGCGCTGCTTCGGAACGGTGGTAGGCGACACGCCCGCCTACCTCTACGAGGAGCGCTGGACGCCCCCTTGCTGCCTGCGCGCGCTGCGCGAGACCGCCCGCTATGTGGTGGGCGTGCTGGAGGCTGCGGGCGTGCGCTACTGGCTCGAGGGCGGCTCACTGCTGGGGGCCGCCCGCCACGGGGACATCATCCCATGGGACTACGACGTGGACCTGGGCATCTACTTGGAGGACGTGGGCAACTGCGAGCAGCTGCGGGGGGCAGAGGCCGGCTCGGTAGTGGATGAGCGCGGCTTCGTATGGGAGAAGGCGGTCGAGGGCGACTTTTTCCGCGTACAGTACAGCGAAAGCAACCACCTGCACGTGGACCTGTGGCCCTTCTACCCCCGCAATGGCGTCATGACCAAGGACACGTGGCTGGACCACCGGCAGGATGTGGAGTTCCCCGAGCACTTCCTGCAGCCGCTGGTGCCCCTGCCCTTTGCCGGCTTCGTGGCGCAGGCGCCTAACAACTACCGCCGCTTCCTGGAGCTCAAGTTCGGGCCCGGGGTCATCGAGAACCCCCAGTACCCCAACCCGGCACTGCTGAGTCTGACGGGAAGCGGCTGA
- the STRN4 gene encoding striatin-4 isoform X2, with protein sequence MMEERAAAAVAAAASSCRPLGSGAGPGPTGAAPVSAPAPGPGLAGKGGGGGGSPGPTAGPEPLSLPGILHFIQHEWARFEAEKARWEAERAELQAQVAFLQGERKGQENLKTDLVRRIKMLEYALKQERAKYHKLKFGTDLNQGEKKADVSEQVSNGPVESVTLENSPLVWKEGRQLLRQYLEEVGYTDTILDMRSKRVRSLLGRSLELNGAVEPSEGAPRAPPGPVGLSGGESLLVKQIEEQIKRNAAGKDGKERLGGSVLGQIPFLQNCEDEDSDEDDELDSVQHKKQRVKLPSKALVPEMEDEDEEDDSEDAINEFDFLGSGEDGEGAPDPRRCTVDGSPHELESRRVKLQGILADLRDVDGLPPKVTGPPPGTPQPRPHEDVFIMDTIGGGEVSLGDLADLTVTNDNDLSCDLSDSKDAFKKTWNPKFTLRSHYDGIRSLAFHHSQSALLTASEDGTLKLWNLQKAVTAKKNAALDVEPIHAFRAHRGPVLAVAMGSNSEYCYSGGADACIHSWKIPDLSMDPYDGYDPSVLSHVLEGHGDAVWGLAFSPTSQRLASCSADGTVRIWDPSSSSPACLCTFPTASEHGVPTSVAFTSTEPAHIVASFRSGDTVLYDLEAGSALLTLESRGSSGPTQINQVVSHPNQPLTITAHDDRGIRFLDNRTGKPVHSMVAHLDAVTCLAVDPNGAFLMSGSHDCSLRLWSLDNKTCVQEITAHRKKHEEAIHAVACHPSKALIASAGADALAKVFV encoded by the exons ATGATGGAGGAGCGAGCGGCCGCCGCggtcgccgccgccgcctcctcctgCCGTCCGCTCGGCTCAGGCGCGGGCCCTGGCCCCACTGGGGCGGCCCCGGTCTCCGCCCCTGCCCCCGGGCCGGGCCTGGCAGGTAAGGGAGGCGGCGGCGGAGGCAGTCCCGGGCCCACGGCGGGCCCGGAGCCCCTGAGCCTGCCGGGGATCCTGCACTTTATCCAGCACGAGTGGGCGCGCTTCGAAGCCGAGAAAGCCCGCTGGGAGGCCGAGCGCGCCGAGTTACAG gctcaggtggccTTCCttcagggagagaggaaagggcaGGAGAATCTAAAGACGGACCTGGTGCGGCGGATCAAGATGCTAGAGTATGCGCTGAAGCAGGAAAG GGCCAAATATCATAAACTGAAGTTTGGGACAGACCTGAACCAGGGGGAGAAGAAAGCAGATGTGTCAGAACAAG TCTCCAATGGACCCGTGGAATCGGTCACCCTGGAGAACAGCCCGTTGGTGTGGAAGGAGGGGCGGCAGCTTCTCCGACA GTACCTGGAAGAGGTGGGCTACACAGACACCATCCTCGACATGCGATCCAAGCGCGTCCGTTCCCTGCTGGGCCGCTCGCTGGAGCTCAACGGGGCAGTGGAGCCGAGTGAAGGGGCCCCCAGGGCTCCACCAGGCCCTGTGGGGCTCAGTGGCGGGGAGTCGCTGCTGGTGAAACAGATCGAGGAGCAGATAAAGAG GAATGCGGCCGGCAAAGATGGCAAAGAACGCTTGGGCGGCTCAGTGCTGGGGCAGATCCCCTTCCTGCAGAACTGCGAGGACGAAGACAGCGACGAGGACGATGAGCTGGACAGCGTGCAGCACAAGAAGCAGCGTGTGAAG CTCCCATCCAAGGCCCTGGTGCCCGAAATGGAAGACGAGGACGAGGAAGATGACTCCGAGGATGCTATCAATGAGtttgatttcctgggctcaggagaggATGGGGAAGGGGCTCCAGACCCTCGGCGGTGCACTGTGGATGGAAGCCCCCACGAGCTGG AAAGCCGTCGGGTCAAACTCCAAGGCATTCTGGCTGACCTGCGGGATGTGGATGGGCTGCCCCCAAAAGTGACCGGCCCGCCTCCTGGCACACCCCAGCCCCGGCCACACGAAG ACGTCTTCATCATGGACACTATCGGGGGCGGGGAGGTGAGCCTGGGGGACTTGGCAGATCTCACCGTCACCAACGACAACGACCTCAGCTGCGAT ctgTCTGACAGCAAAGATGCTTTTAAGAAGACGTGGAACCCCAAGTTCACCCTGCGCTCACACTACGACGGCATTCGTTCCCTGGCCTTCCACCATAGCCAGTCGGCTCTGCTCACCGCCTCCGAGGATGGCACGCTCAAGCTCTGGAACCTGCAGAAGGCGGTCACGGCCAAGAA GAATGCGGCGCTAGACGTGGAACCTATCCATGCTTTCCGGGCTCACAG GGGCCCCGTGTTGGCTGTGGCCATGGGCAGCAACAGTGAATACTGCTACAGTGGCGGGGCAGATGCCTGCATCCACAGTTGGAAGATTCCAGACCTCAGCATGGATCCCTACGATGGCTATG ACCCAAGCGTGCTGAGCCACGTCCTGGAGGGCCACGGGGACGCCGTGTGGGGCCTGGCCTTCAGTCCCACCTCCCAGCGCCTGGCCTCCTGCTCCGCCGATGGCACTGTCCGCATCTGGgaccccagcagcagcagcccggcctgcctctgcaccttccctacAGCCAGCG AGCACGGGGTCCCCACCTCAGTGGCCTTCACCAGCACCGAGCCTGCCCACATCGTGGCCTCCTTCCGCTCTGGCGACACCGTCTTGTATGACCTGGAGGCTGGCAGTGCCCTCCTCACGCTGGAGTCCCGGGGCAGCAGCG GTCCAACCCAGATCAACCAAGTGGTGAGTCATCCAAACCAGCCTCTCACCATCACCGCCCACGACGACAGGGGCATCCGCTTCCTGGACAATCGGACAG GTAAGCCGGTGCACTCCATGGTTGCACACCTGGACGCAGTCACCTGCCTAGCCGTGGACCCCAACGGCGCATTCCTGATGTCAGGAA GCCATGACTGCTCCCTGCGTCTCTggagcctggacaacaaaacGTGCGTGCAGGAGATCACGGCCCACCGCAAGAAGCACGAGGAGGCCATCCACGCTGTCGCCTGCCACCCCAGCAAGGCCCTCATTGCCAGTGCTGGCGCCGACGCCCTGGCCAAGGTCTTCGTATGA
- the STRN4 gene encoding striatin-4 isoform X1: MMEERAAAAVAAAASSCRPLGSGAGPGPTGAAPVSAPAPGPGLAGKGGGGGGSPGPTAGPEPLSLPGILHFIQHEWARFEAEKARWEAERAELQAQVAFLQGERKGQENLKTDLVRRIKMLEYALKQERAKYHKLKFGTDLNQGEKKADVSEQVSNGPVESVTLENSPLVWKEGRQLLRQYLEEVGYTDTILDMRSKRVRSLLGRSLELNGAVEPSEGAPRAPPGPVGLSGGESLLVKQIEEQIKRNAAGKDGKERLGGSVLGQIPFLQNCEDEDSDEDDELDSVQHKKQRVKLPSKALVPEMEDEDEEDDSEDAINEFDFLGSGEDGEGAPDPRRCTVDGSPHELESRRVKLQGILADLRDVDGLPPKVTGPPPGTPQPRPHEGSFGFSSDVFIMDTIGGGEVSLGDLADLTVTNDNDLSCDLSDSKDAFKKTWNPKFTLRSHYDGIRSLAFHHSQSALLTASEDGTLKLWNLQKAVTAKKNAALDVEPIHAFRAHRGPVLAVAMGSNSEYCYSGGADACIHSWKIPDLSMDPYDGYDPSVLSHVLEGHGDAVWGLAFSPTSQRLASCSADGTVRIWDPSSSSPACLCTFPTASEHGVPTSVAFTSTEPAHIVASFRSGDTVLYDLEAGSALLTLESRGSSGPTQINQVVSHPNQPLTITAHDDRGIRFLDNRTGKPVHSMVAHLDAVTCLAVDPNGAFLMSGSHDCSLRLWSLDNKTCVQEITAHRKKHEEAIHAVACHPSKALIASAGADALAKVFV, translated from the exons ATGATGGAGGAGCGAGCGGCCGCCGCggtcgccgccgccgcctcctcctgCCGTCCGCTCGGCTCAGGCGCGGGCCCTGGCCCCACTGGGGCGGCCCCGGTCTCCGCCCCTGCCCCCGGGCCGGGCCTGGCAGGTAAGGGAGGCGGCGGCGGAGGCAGTCCCGGGCCCACGGCGGGCCCGGAGCCCCTGAGCCTGCCGGGGATCCTGCACTTTATCCAGCACGAGTGGGCGCGCTTCGAAGCCGAGAAAGCCCGCTGGGAGGCCGAGCGCGCCGAGTTACAG gctcaggtggccTTCCttcagggagagaggaaagggcaGGAGAATCTAAAGACGGACCTGGTGCGGCGGATCAAGATGCTAGAGTATGCGCTGAAGCAGGAAAG GGCCAAATATCATAAACTGAAGTTTGGGACAGACCTGAACCAGGGGGAGAAGAAAGCAGATGTGTCAGAACAAG TCTCCAATGGACCCGTGGAATCGGTCACCCTGGAGAACAGCCCGTTGGTGTGGAAGGAGGGGCGGCAGCTTCTCCGACA GTACCTGGAAGAGGTGGGCTACACAGACACCATCCTCGACATGCGATCCAAGCGCGTCCGTTCCCTGCTGGGCCGCTCGCTGGAGCTCAACGGGGCAGTGGAGCCGAGTGAAGGGGCCCCCAGGGCTCCACCAGGCCCTGTGGGGCTCAGTGGCGGGGAGTCGCTGCTGGTGAAACAGATCGAGGAGCAGATAAAGAG GAATGCGGCCGGCAAAGATGGCAAAGAACGCTTGGGCGGCTCAGTGCTGGGGCAGATCCCCTTCCTGCAGAACTGCGAGGACGAAGACAGCGACGAGGACGATGAGCTGGACAGCGTGCAGCACAAGAAGCAGCGTGTGAAG CTCCCATCCAAGGCCCTGGTGCCCGAAATGGAAGACGAGGACGAGGAAGATGACTCCGAGGATGCTATCAATGAGtttgatttcctgggctcaggagaggATGGGGAAGGGGCTCCAGACCCTCGGCGGTGCACTGTGGATGGAAGCCCCCACGAGCTGG AAAGCCGTCGGGTCAAACTCCAAGGCATTCTGGCTGACCTGCGGGATGTGGATGGGCTGCCCCCAAAAGTGACCGGCCCGCCTCCTGGCACACCCCAGCCCCGGCCACACGAAG GTTCCTTTGGCTTCTCCTCAGACGTCTTCATCATGGACACTATCGGGGGCGGGGAGGTGAGCCTGGGGGACTTGGCAGATCTCACCGTCACCAACGACAACGACCTCAGCTGCGAT ctgTCTGACAGCAAAGATGCTTTTAAGAAGACGTGGAACCCCAAGTTCACCCTGCGCTCACACTACGACGGCATTCGTTCCCTGGCCTTCCACCATAGCCAGTCGGCTCTGCTCACCGCCTCCGAGGATGGCACGCTCAAGCTCTGGAACCTGCAGAAGGCGGTCACGGCCAAGAA GAATGCGGCGCTAGACGTGGAACCTATCCATGCTTTCCGGGCTCACAG GGGCCCCGTGTTGGCTGTGGCCATGGGCAGCAACAGTGAATACTGCTACAGTGGCGGGGCAGATGCCTGCATCCACAGTTGGAAGATTCCAGACCTCAGCATGGATCCCTACGATGGCTATG ACCCAAGCGTGCTGAGCCACGTCCTGGAGGGCCACGGGGACGCCGTGTGGGGCCTGGCCTTCAGTCCCACCTCCCAGCGCCTGGCCTCCTGCTCCGCCGATGGCACTGTCCGCATCTGGgaccccagcagcagcagcccggcctgcctctgcaccttccctacAGCCAGCG AGCACGGGGTCCCCACCTCAGTGGCCTTCACCAGCACCGAGCCTGCCCACATCGTGGCCTCCTTCCGCTCTGGCGACACCGTCTTGTATGACCTGGAGGCTGGCAGTGCCCTCCTCACGCTGGAGTCCCGGGGCAGCAGCG GTCCAACCCAGATCAACCAAGTGGTGAGTCATCCAAACCAGCCTCTCACCATCACCGCCCACGACGACAGGGGCATCCGCTTCCTGGACAATCGGACAG GTAAGCCGGTGCACTCCATGGTTGCACACCTGGACGCAGTCACCTGCCTAGCCGTGGACCCCAACGGCGCATTCCTGATGTCAGGAA GCCATGACTGCTCCCTGCGTCTCTggagcctggacaacaaaacGTGCGTGCAGGAGATCACGGCCCACCGCAAGAAGCACGAGGAGGCCATCCACGCTGTCGCCTGCCACCCCAGCAAGGCCCTCATTGCCAGTGCTGGCGCCGACGCCCTGGCCAAGGTCTTCGTATGA
- the STRN4 gene encoding striatin-4 isoform X3: MLEYALKQERAKYHKLKFGTDLNQGEKKADVSEQVSNGPVESVTLENSPLVWKEGRQLLRQYLEEVGYTDTILDMRSKRVRSLLGRSLELNGAVEPSEGAPRAPPGPVGLSGGESLLVKQIEEQIKRNAAGKDGKERLGGSVLGQIPFLQNCEDEDSDEDDELDSVQHKKQRVKLPSKALVPEMEDEDEEDDSEDAINEFDFLGSGEDGEGAPDPRRCTVDGSPHELESRRVKLQGILADLRDVDGLPPKVTGPPPGTPQPRPHEGSFGFSSDVFIMDTIGGGEVSLGDLADLTVTNDNDLSCDLSDSKDAFKKTWNPKFTLRSHYDGIRSLAFHHSQSALLTASEDGTLKLWNLQKAVTAKKNAALDVEPIHAFRAHRGPVLAVAMGSNSEYCYSGGADACIHSWKIPDLSMDPYDGYDPSVLSHVLEGHGDAVWGLAFSPTSQRLASCSADGTVRIWDPSSSSPACLCTFPTASEHGVPTSVAFTSTEPAHIVASFRSGDTVLYDLEAGSALLTLESRGSSGPTQINQVVSHPNQPLTITAHDDRGIRFLDNRTGKPVHSMVAHLDAVTCLAVDPNGAFLMSGSHDCSLRLWSLDNKTCVQEITAHRKKHEEAIHAVACHPSKALIASAGADALAKVFV, from the exons ATGCTAGAGTATGCGCTGAAGCAGGAAAG GGCCAAATATCATAAACTGAAGTTTGGGACAGACCTGAACCAGGGGGAGAAGAAAGCAGATGTGTCAGAACAAG TCTCCAATGGACCCGTGGAATCGGTCACCCTGGAGAACAGCCCGTTGGTGTGGAAGGAGGGGCGGCAGCTTCTCCGACA GTACCTGGAAGAGGTGGGCTACACAGACACCATCCTCGACATGCGATCCAAGCGCGTCCGTTCCCTGCTGGGCCGCTCGCTGGAGCTCAACGGGGCAGTGGAGCCGAGTGAAGGGGCCCCCAGGGCTCCACCAGGCCCTGTGGGGCTCAGTGGCGGGGAGTCGCTGCTGGTGAAACAGATCGAGGAGCAGATAAAGAG GAATGCGGCCGGCAAAGATGGCAAAGAACGCTTGGGCGGCTCAGTGCTGGGGCAGATCCCCTTCCTGCAGAACTGCGAGGACGAAGACAGCGACGAGGACGATGAGCTGGACAGCGTGCAGCACAAGAAGCAGCGTGTGAAG CTCCCATCCAAGGCCCTGGTGCCCGAAATGGAAGACGAGGACGAGGAAGATGACTCCGAGGATGCTATCAATGAGtttgatttcctgggctcaggagaggATGGGGAAGGGGCTCCAGACCCTCGGCGGTGCACTGTGGATGGAAGCCCCCACGAGCTGG AAAGCCGTCGGGTCAAACTCCAAGGCATTCTGGCTGACCTGCGGGATGTGGATGGGCTGCCCCCAAAAGTGACCGGCCCGCCTCCTGGCACACCCCAGCCCCGGCCACACGAAG GTTCCTTTGGCTTCTCCTCAGACGTCTTCATCATGGACACTATCGGGGGCGGGGAGGTGAGCCTGGGGGACTTGGCAGATCTCACCGTCACCAACGACAACGACCTCAGCTGCGAT ctgTCTGACAGCAAAGATGCTTTTAAGAAGACGTGGAACCCCAAGTTCACCCTGCGCTCACACTACGACGGCATTCGTTCCCTGGCCTTCCACCATAGCCAGTCGGCTCTGCTCACCGCCTCCGAGGATGGCACGCTCAAGCTCTGGAACCTGCAGAAGGCGGTCACGGCCAAGAA GAATGCGGCGCTAGACGTGGAACCTATCCATGCTTTCCGGGCTCACAG GGGCCCCGTGTTGGCTGTGGCCATGGGCAGCAACAGTGAATACTGCTACAGTGGCGGGGCAGATGCCTGCATCCACAGTTGGAAGATTCCAGACCTCAGCATGGATCCCTACGATGGCTATG ACCCAAGCGTGCTGAGCCACGTCCTGGAGGGCCACGGGGACGCCGTGTGGGGCCTGGCCTTCAGTCCCACCTCCCAGCGCCTGGCCTCCTGCTCCGCCGATGGCACTGTCCGCATCTGGgaccccagcagcagcagcccggcctgcctctgcaccttccctacAGCCAGCG AGCACGGGGTCCCCACCTCAGTGGCCTTCACCAGCACCGAGCCTGCCCACATCGTGGCCTCCTTCCGCTCTGGCGACACCGTCTTGTATGACCTGGAGGCTGGCAGTGCCCTCCTCACGCTGGAGTCCCGGGGCAGCAGCG GTCCAACCCAGATCAACCAAGTGGTGAGTCATCCAAACCAGCCTCTCACCATCACCGCCCACGACGACAGGGGCATCCGCTTCCTGGACAATCGGACAG GTAAGCCGGTGCACTCCATGGTTGCACACCTGGACGCAGTCACCTGCCTAGCCGTGGACCCCAACGGCGCATTCCTGATGTCAGGAA GCCATGACTGCTCCCTGCGTCTCTggagcctggacaacaaaacGTGCGTGCAGGAGATCACGGCCCACCGCAAGAAGCACGAGGAGGCCATCCACGCTGTCGCCTGCCACCCCAGCAAGGCCCTCATTGCCAGTGCTGGCGCCGACGCCCTGGCCAAGGTCTTCGTATGA